ACCCGAGCCGCAGCGAGGGCAGGTGCGCCACGTACACCGCGACGTCGCCCCGCGACAGCCGGGCCGTCGCCCTCAGGCCGCGGTTCCAGTCCGCGCCGACCCCGGTCGGTCTGATCTCCACCGGCCGTACGTCCGAGAGCGGAAACCTCGACCAGAGACCGACGGTGCCCCACACCGCGTGATGGGGGTAGGCCGGCGCCAGTACCCGCGCGTAGCCGGGCAGCGCGGGCGGGGTCAGCTCCACCAGGGCGATGAGGTCGGGTTTGACCGCCATCAGAGCCCTCGCGGTGCCCGCCGGGTCCCGGTTCTCGTCGCTGACGTTGTGCGTGACGGCGGTGATGTCGTACGGCGGGTCGTCCCCGGGCGGCAGGAGGCCACCGAAGACGCCGAGCCAGGCGGCCACGGGCAGCGACAGGGCGAGCAGGGCGACGAACGATCGACGGAACAGCGACATGCCGAGCAGTACCGGAACGGCCAGCCCGAGCCAGGGAAGGAACGTCTCCAGCAGGCTGCCGAGCCGGCCGACCGTGTTGGGTACGACGTCGTGGAAGACCAGCAGGACGGCGACGATCCCGGCGAGTACGGCGACGATCCGGCCCCGCCGCCAGCCCGACCGCCCGCGTGCGTCGTCGCCCCAGCCGCCCCGGCCGGGAACCCTGGCCCATCGACGGGTTGCCGGGGTTCGGCTCCGCACCGCCGTACCCCGGTCGTCGCCGGTCGTCGGTTCGTCCACTGTCGGCCTCCTGCTGACGCGGGAACCGAGGGTCCCACACCGGACCACCGAGCTAATTGGGTGGTTCGGGGCGGCGGGGGTTGCGTACCGTTCCCGATCGCCACGTCGTCACGGGAGCGGATCATGCGAGTGCCCTACCCCCGCACCCCCCACCTGCCCTGGTCGCCGGGCGTCGCTCCGGACGACCTGCGGGTCAACGGCCTGTCGGGGCTGCTGGGCCGGGAGGTCGTGGTCACCGAGAAGCTCGACGGGGAGAACACCACCCTCTACCGGGACGGGCTGCACGCCCGTTCACTCGACTCGGCACACCATCCGTCCCGCGCCTGGATCAAGGCCCTGCACGGCAGGATCGCCGCCGGGTTGCCCTCGGGCTGGCGGATCTGCGGGGAGAACGTCTACGCCCGGCACTCGATCGGATACCAGGACCTGGAGAGCTGGTTCTACGCCTTCTCGGTCTGGGCCGGCGACCGTTGCCTGGACTGGGACCGGACGGTGCGGTTCACCCGGGGGTTGGGCGTTCCGGTTCCACCGGTGCTGTGGCGGGGCACCTTCGACGAACGGGTGCTGCGTACGCTGCGGCTGGACCCGGCCCGCCAGGAGGGGTACGTGGTCCGGACCGTCGCGGGGTTCTCCCGCCCCGAGTTCGACCAGCGCGTCGCCAAGTGGGTACGTCGACACCACGTGCGTACCGACGCGCACTGGATGCTCGCCCCGGTGGTGGAGAACGGCCTCAGCCCGCTCGCCCCGTTCTGGGAGGTCCGCTCCGGTGGCGCCGTCGACGTACCGCCGCTGCTGGCCGCCACCGGGACGACCGGTACCGACACGGTCGCCGTCGACCGGGCCGAGGCGGCGGTGGCCGACGTCGGCGCCCGGCTCGCCCTACTGGGCCGGTCCGGAGATCTCCGGCTGGCCGGCGTGCTGGCCGCGCTGTTCCACGCCAGCCCCCGGGCCTGGCTGGCGACCCGGCTGGTCGCGTCGGTCGGAATGCCACTGGCGCGGCGGGTCGCCGATCTGGTCGGCCTGCACAGCGGCCTGCACCGGCAGTTCCCCGACGAGGAGCGCCGGGCCGGTCTGGTCCGGTTGGCCGTCGCGGCCGACCTCGGGGTGCTGCACGCGGTCGCCGCCGCAGTCCTCGCCGGCCGTACCGACGGTGCCGCCGGGCCGGCACGCGAGCAGGTCAGCTGGTCGGAACTGCACGCCGACGAGGCCGACCTGCTCGGTACGGCGCCACTGGAGCCGCTGCGGACGGAACTGCGCTCGGCACTGCACGACCATCCGCCGGACGTGGCGGACCGGTGCTGGGCCGAGACAAGGCAGGCGTACGCGCAGGGTCGGATCAGCACCCCCGGCGAGGCACCGGCGGCGAGCTGGCGGTGGCGGGCCGGGGAGTTCCCCCGCCTGGTGATGCTGGTGGGGCCGTCCGGCAGCGGGAAGAGCACCGTCGCCCGTGGCCTTCCCGGTGTCGACGGCGTCGTCTGCCTGGACGACCTGCGGCAGGCCCGGGGTTCACGCGCCGACCAGCGCGCGAACGCGGCCGTTCTCCGCGAGGGGCTGCGTCGGCTCGACCGGCGACTCGCGGGCGGTGGGACGACGGTCTGGGACGCCACCGGGCTGAACCGTCAGCAGCGTTCCCTGGTCCACGCGGTGGCCGAGCGCCGGGACGCGTTGACCACGCACGCCGTGCTGCTGGTTCCGGAGGACGTCCTCGTCCGGCGCAACGCCGGCCGGGCCGATCCGGTGCCGTCGGCGGTGCTCG
The nucleotide sequence above comes from Plantactinospora soyae. Encoded proteins:
- a CDS encoding endonuclease/exonuclease/phosphatase family protein; this encodes MVAVLAGIVAVLLVFHDVVPNTVGRLGSLLETFLPWLGLAVPVLLGMSLFRRSFVALLALSLPVAAWLGVFGGLLPPGDDPPYDITAVTHNVSDENRDPAGTARALMAVKPDLIALVELTPPALPGYARVLAPAYPHHAVWGTVGLWSRFPLSDVRPVEIRPTGVGADWNRGLRATARLSRGDVAVYVAHLPSLRLGLPHGFGSARRDESAALLGAAVAAEQLAEVVLLGDLNGTVDDRGLDPVTSRLGTPESGLAFSWPATLPVARIDQILARSATVTEVWSLPATGSDHLPIAARIQF
- a CDS encoding RNA ligase family protein; this encodes MRVPYPRTPHLPWSPGVAPDDLRVNGLSGLLGREVVVTEKLDGENTTLYRDGLHARSLDSAHHPSRAWIKALHGRIAAGLPSGWRICGENVYARHSIGYQDLESWFYAFSVWAGDRCLDWDRTVRFTRGLGVPVPPVLWRGTFDERVLRTLRLDPARQEGYVVRTVAGFSRPEFDQRVAKWVRRHHVRTDAHWMLAPVVENGLSPLAPFWEVRSGGAVDVPPLLAATGTTGTDTVAVDRAEAAVADVGARLALLGRSGDLRLAGVLAALFHASPRAWLATRLVASVGMPLARRVADLVGLHSGLHRQFPDEERRAGLVRLAVAADLGVLHAVAAAVLAGRTDGAAGPAREQVSWSELHADEADLLGTAPLEPLRTELRSALHDHPPDVADRCWAETRQAYAQGRISTPGEAPAASWRWRAGEFPRLVMLVGPSGSGKSTVARGLPGVDGVVCLDDLRQARGSRADQRANAAVLREGLRRLDRRLAGGGTTVWDATGLNRQQRSLVHAVAERRDALTTHAVLLVPEDVLVRRNAGRADPVPSAVLAAQLRRFWPPYPGDAHRTWYVGVEGTVADVAGTLSDDPETPVDDPATGDG